In the genome of Massilia sp. PAMC28688, one region contains:
- a CDS encoding type I secretion system permease/ATPase yields the protein MTTLKQPADSGTQPPIFPSTAEAGIREDLLHPDPLLDCLVELTRIHGRPSTRAALSAGLPLPKEGLTPSLFARAAAHAGFSSKIVRRSLRKIDNALLPVILLLNDNEACVLQGWSADGEAQVLLPDGAQGAVYLPRAELEARYTGIAIFSRPHFRFDERTPPLVAVPQRHWFWGTILEQRPIFKDILSAALLINLFGLAMPLFTMNVYDRVVPNFAVETLWVFAGGIVLVMIMDYIVRLLRGHFVDLASSRVDLQLSSLIMERVLGMRMAHRPSSVGAFAANLRSFETVRDFIASATVTTLIDLPFALLFLVVLAWISWPLLFIPLAGIIIVVIYSYLVQYKMRELSETTFRAAALRNATMVESLTALETIKAHGAESQMQARWEKTTAFLARVSAELKLLSSSSMNAAASLSQFVNVCVIVAGVYLIQEKMLTMGGLIAATMLSGRAMQPLGQMVGLLLQFEGAKNSLSALENIMATPTERSDESAFIHRPEIRGEIEFSNVHFSYPGRPEEALRGVSFRIQPGERVVIIGRIGSGKSTLQKLILGLYAPTKGAITLDGVDLRQLDPADLRRSLGYVEQDSMLFYGSLRDNIAIRAPYADDRAVVAAAELAGLTDFVNRHPEGFDMLIHERGESLSGGQRQGVAIARAVLLDPPVLLLDEPTSAMDYPSEHQFKERIRHYADHKTVIIVTHRSSLMDLADRIIVMDEGVVVADGPKDKVMKALQSGQVGRAK from the coding sequence ATGACCACTTTGAAGCAGCCAGCAGATTCCGGCACCCAGCCGCCCATCTTCCCTAGCACCGCCGAGGCCGGCATTCGGGAAGACTTGCTCCATCCGGACCCCCTGCTTGATTGCCTGGTTGAACTGACGCGCATTCACGGCCGTCCCAGCACCCGCGCCGCCCTCAGCGCCGGCTTGCCCCTGCCCAAGGAAGGCTTGACGCCCTCGCTGTTCGCGCGCGCGGCCGCCCATGCCGGTTTTTCCAGCAAGATCGTGCGCCGTTCGCTGCGCAAGATCGACAATGCCCTGTTGCCCGTGATCTTGCTGCTCAATGACAATGAAGCCTGCGTCCTGCAGGGCTGGAGCGCCGACGGCGAAGCCCAGGTCCTGCTGCCCGACGGCGCCCAAGGCGCCGTCTACCTGCCGCGCGCGGAACTCGAAGCGCGCTATACCGGCATTGCCATCTTTTCACGCCCGCACTTTCGCTTTGACGAGCGCACCCCGCCGCTGGTGGCAGTGCCGCAACGGCACTGGTTCTGGGGCACCATCCTGGAACAGCGGCCCATCTTCAAGGATATTCTCAGCGCCGCCCTCCTGATCAACCTGTTCGGCCTGGCCATGCCGCTGTTTACGATGAATGTGTACGACCGTGTCGTGCCCAATTTTGCCGTGGAAACCCTATGGGTGTTCGCCGGCGGCATCGTGCTGGTGATGATCATGGATTACATCGTGCGCCTGCTGCGTGGCCATTTTGTCGACCTGGCAAGTTCGCGCGTGGACTTGCAGCTCTCCAGCCTGATCATGGAGCGCGTGCTCGGCATGCGCATGGCGCATCGACCCAGCTCCGTGGGCGCGTTCGCGGCCAACCTGCGCTCGTTCGAGACGGTGCGCGACTTCATTGCCTCGGCCACCGTCACCACCCTCATCGACCTGCCCTTCGCCCTGCTGTTTTTGGTGGTACTGGCGTGGATTTCGTGGCCCCTGCTGTTCATTCCGCTGGCCGGCATCATCATCGTCGTCATCTACAGCTACCTGGTGCAGTACAAGATGCGCGAATTGTCGGAGACCACCTTTCGTGCCGCCGCCCTGCGCAACGCCACCATGGTCGAAAGCCTGACCGCCCTCGAAACCATCAAGGCCCACGGCGCCGAGAGCCAGATGCAGGCGCGCTGGGAAAAGACCACCGCCTTCCTGGCACGCGTGAGCGCTGAACTCAAGCTCCTGTCCTCATCGAGCATGAATGCGGCCGCCTCCCTGTCCCAGTTCGTCAACGTGTGCGTGATCGTGGCCGGCGTCTACCTGATCCAGGAGAAAATGCTGACCATGGGCGGGCTGATTGCCGCGACCATGCTGTCCGGCCGCGCCATGCAGCCGCTGGGCCAGATGGTGGGCCTGCTGCTGCAGTTCGAAGGAGCCAAGAATTCCTTGTCGGCGCTCGAGAACATCATGGCCACCCCCACCGAGCGCAGCGACGAAAGCGCCTTTATCCACCGTCCCGAGATCCGCGGCGAGATCGAGTTTTCCAATGTCCACTTCAGCTATCCGGGCCGTCCCGAGGAAGCGCTGCGGGGCGTGAGCTTTCGTATCCAGCCCGGCGAGCGCGTGGTCATCATCGGCCGTATCGGCTCGGGCAAATCGACCCTGCAAAAGCTGATTCTTGGCCTGTATGCGCCAACCAAGGGCGCCATCACGCTCGACGGCGTGGACCTGCGCCAGCTCGACCCGGCCGACCTGCGCCGCTCGCTGGGCTACGTGGAGCAGGATTCCATGCTCTTTTACGGCTCGCTGCGCGACAATATCGCGATCCGCGCGCCCTACGCCGATGACCGCGCCGTGGTGGCGGCGGCCGAACTGGCGGGCCTGACCGACTTCGTCAACCGCCACCCGGAAGGCTTCGACATGCTCATTCACGAGCGCGGCGAATCGCTCTCCGGCGGCCAGCGCCAGGGCGTGGCCATCGCCCGCGCCGTGCTGCTCGACCCGCCCGTGCTGCTGCTCGACGAGCCGACCAGCGCCATGGATTACCCGTCCGAGCACCAGTTCAAGGAACGCATTCGCCATTATGCCGATCACAAGACCGTCA
- a CDS encoding diguanylate cyclase, with product MLTKLDHFLFSADPKLRRLLGYWAGTGSIYLIAFATLWFHADKSIGLSRHTDALYGMALGGVLLSFVLVRVSQAMRIAPWQLAVFQALFAMVCIVGAYGVSGAPRGAVLMIMLVVMVFCTFSLRPRATMFLCATAIGLLAAAMLWLVNYDPVQFPPAVEGMHFGLAAACLLAVTLLTGEMSKLRTSLKQQKQELLTALAKIRTLATIDELTCLANRRYMNEVLTNEERRDSSTGAPMCIALLDIDFFKNVNDQFGHDSGDQVLRTFAAAARAELRVGDVLARWGGEEFLLMLPGTEVGEALFVLKRMADRVRAIRIPGLDMERDVTFSAGLVERRGTEPFADTISRADKAMYKAKASGRNRVETD from the coding sequence ATGCTCACTAAACTCGACCATTTCCTGTTCAGCGCAGACCCCAAGCTGCGCCGTCTGCTGGGTTACTGGGCAGGGACCGGTTCCATTTACCTGATTGCCTTTGCCACCTTGTGGTTCCATGCGGACAAGAGCATCGGCCTGTCGCGCCACACCGACGCCCTGTACGGCATGGCCCTGGGCGGCGTACTGCTGTCGTTCGTGTTGGTACGGGTGAGCCAGGCCATGCGCATTGCGCCGTGGCAGCTCGCTGTCTTCCAGGCCCTGTTTGCCATGGTGTGCATCGTGGGCGCCTATGGCGTCAGCGGCGCCCCCCGCGGGGCGGTGCTGATGATCATGCTGGTGGTGATGGTGTTCTGTACATTTTCGCTGCGCCCCCGCGCCACCATGTTCCTGTGCGCCACCGCCATTGGCCTGCTGGCAGCGGCCATGCTGTGGCTGGTGAACTACGATCCGGTGCAATTCCCGCCGGCCGTGGAAGGCATGCATTTCGGCCTGGCGGCCGCCTGCCTGCTTGCCGTCACCCTGCTGACCGGCGAAATGAGCAAGCTGCGCACCAGCCTCAAGCAGCAAAAGCAGGAATTGCTCACGGCCCTGGCCAAGATCCGCACCCTGGCCACCATTGATGAACTGACCTGCCTGGCCAACCGCCGCTACATGAACGAGGTGCTCACCAATGAAGAGCGGCGCGATTCGTCCACCGGCGCGCCCATGTGCATCGCGCTGCTCGACATCGACTTTTTCAAGAACGTCAATGACCAGTTCGGTCACGACAGCGGCGACCAGGTCCTGCGCACCTTCGCCGCGGCGGCCCGGGCCGAACTGCGGGTTGGCGACGTCCTGGCGCGCTGGGGTGGCGAGGAATTCCTGCTCATGCTGCCTGGCACCGAAGTGGGCGAAGCCCTGTTTGTCCTCAAGCGCATGGCCGACCGCGTGCGCGCCATCCGCATTCCCGGCCTGGACATGGAGCGCGACGTGACGTTTTCCGCCGGCCTGGTGGAGCGGCGCGGTACCGAACCTTTTGCCGACACCATCTCGCGCGCCGACAAGGCCATGTACAAGGCCAAGGCGAGCGGGCGCAACCGGGTTGAAACGGATTGA